In the Cylindrospermopsis raciborskii Cr2010 genome, CTACCATTCCAAACCTACAAGGAAGATCAAGAAAACGTAATTATTGTTGGGCCATTACCTGGGGAAGAATATCAAGAAATTGTTTTTCCTGTATTGTCACCTAACCCTGCTACCGACAAAAATATCCACTTTGGCAAATATTCCATTCATGTTGGCGGAAATCGGGGACGTGGACAAGTTTACCCCACAGGTGAAAAGAGTAACAATAACATTTACAATGCTTCTGCTGGGGGGACAATTAGTAAGATTGCTCAAACCGAAGATGAAGATGGTAATGTCAAATATATAGTTAGCATCACCACTGCATCGGGAGATGTGGTGGAAGATACTGTGCCCGCAGGTCCGGAATTAATTGTTTCTGAGGGACAAACTGTAGCATCTGGTGATGCTTTAACCAATAACCCTAATGTGGGTGGTTTTGGTCAGAAAGACGCAGAAATTGTCTTACAAGATAGTTCTAGGGTTGTGTGGCTGATTGCCTTTATCTGTTTAGTCATGATGGCACAGGTAATGTTAGTGCTGAAGAAGAAACAAATAGAAAAAGTCCAAGCTGCTGAGATGAATTTCTAAATTCCCTGCTAGATCGCACTTTTTTCTTGGGACAGGCAAAAAGCCTGTCTTTTTTTCTAGTAAACCCTACTTTAAATGGCGGATACCACACTTGAGACCCATTTGACAATTTTCTTAACATTTTGTTATCTTTGTTTACATAGAGTAATAAAGACTTATTCAACAAGGAGTTACTCAAATGGTTGTGTTAATTGCATTATTTGTTATTGGTTGGGTTGCAGCTGGGTTGATTGGTTCCCTAGCATATTTTATGGGTGAGCAAAGCAAGCCCATTCATGAACGTAACTGGCGTTCTGAGTCGTTTGCAAGACTAGCCAAGTCAATTACCGGTCAAGAAATTAATTATGAAACCCGCACTCCTGCTTATGGTATGGATGCTTATACCAGCCAAGGCTTATCTGAGTAGAGTTTGTAAATAATAAATAGAGCAAATAGCCGTGCTGTCAAAAGTTTAGACAGCACGGTTTGTTATATTAGGTATGAAAATTTTGGATCAAATTATAAAAAGGTTGCCAATTATCCTGTTCCACAATTGGTTGCCAAATCTCTTCAATTACTGGTCTTAGTAAATTAGACTGGGGATTATATTGGATTAAGGTTGTGCCAACATTCGTCATTTCTTGGGAAACCGAGTTGTTGAGGACTTGATGATAAAGTGCGCACCAGTTTTTAAAAACAGATAATGACCTCGGCAAAATTTGTGATTCCTCCATAATTAAACTAGGTTCCTCACGCCATCTGGGGGAAAATGTCTTTGCCATATCGGCAAAAAACTGATGATAATTAATTTGACTTTCTTTTAAAAAACCAATTGTGAGATCTAACAAATCATCAGCTTCTGGAAATTTGGGTTGGGCAAAACCTAATCTTTTCAACATCAAATTCCCATATTCTGCATGATAGTATTCCTGAAATTTTGCTAACCCATAATCCAGATCCACTGGGTCAATCACCGCTTTTAATGGCTCTTGCAACAGTTCTAAATTTAAATAACAAATACTTGGTTGCTGACCATAACAATAACGCCGATAATAGTCAAAATAGGCAGCAGTAAAATTTAAATCATAGGTGGGGATAAAAGCATAGGGTCCATAGTCAAAACTTTCCCCTGTAATAGACATGTTGTCAGTATTTAAAACACCATGGCAAAAACCCGCGCACATCCATTGTGCCACTAACTGGGCTACTCTCTTCACTAGTTCAGCATAAAACAAAGCATATTTATTCTCCTGATTGTTTAGATCTGGATAATATTGATCAATCACATGATCTAATAATTTCTGGATTAAATCCGGGCGTTTTAAATAATGTAATCTCTCAAAAGTGCCAAATCTAATATGGGATTTACTCATGCGCACCATGACTGATGAACGGGTGGGAGAAGGTTCATCTCCTCGCCATAAAGATAATCCAGTTTCAATCATACTTAAACACCGGGATGTTCTCACACCTAAACGATGTAATACTTCCCCTGCTAAAACTTCTCTCACCCCTCCCTTGAGGGTTAGCATTCCATCACCACCACGGGAATAAGGCGTTCTCCCTGATCCCTTAGTGCCAAAATCATATAGTTCTCCATCCACACCCCTAACTTGTCCATAAAGAAAACCTCTACCATCTCCTAAATGGGGGTTATATTCACCAAATTGATAGCCGTGATAACGCAGTGCTAAAAATGGTTTCTTTCCTTCAAATTTGCCAAAGCTATCAATAAAGTTTTGGTCTGTAATTATTTGATGGTCTATTCCTAAACGTTCTAATAATGAATTATTTCGCCAGCGTAAAATGTGTTGGGGAAATTCTTCCGCATCAACTTCATCATAGTAGTCATTACCTAATGACTCCAATTTATATTCATAGTTGAGAGAATGTAACCGGTTGGGGGAGGTTGTATCATTTGGCGTTTCAGCTGGGTTCATTTTTACTATTTTTGGTGTTTTCTTGATTCTACATTATTACCAATTGCCATTGGTCGGTAGATAATGCTACTCTACTTGTATCCCACGGTTAAAATTTCCGTGTCTTTCTGTTCATTATAAAGGATAGCAAAAGGATAGTAATGGCGCAAATACGCTACGATTGGCAAAAAGATGAGATTTTCGCTATCTACAATACACCATTTTTAGAGCTAGTTTATCAAGCTGCTACTGTACACCGTCAATTTCATAATCCTAAACAAATACAGGTATGCAAGCTAATATCTATTAAAACTGGTGGTTGCCCAGAAGACTGTGGTTACTGCGCCCAGTCCTCCCATTATAAAACTGAAGTCAAACCAGAAGCTTTATTAGCTAAGGAAACAGTATTAAATATTGCTCACAAAGCTAAGGAAAATGGTGTCAGTCGAATCTGTATGGGCGCTGCTTGGCGCGAAGTACGAGATAATTCCCAATTTGAACAAGTTTTGGATATGGTTAAAAATGTAACCTCTATGGGACTGGAGGTCTGCTGCACTTTGGGCATGTTAACAGCTAGTCAAGCTCAAAAGTTGCAAGATGCAGGTCTTTACGCTTATAATCATAACCTGGATACTTCCGAAGAATATTATAGTAGTGTTATTACCACGAGAACATATAGCGATCGCCTGAATACAATTAGAAATGTTCGATCAACTAATGTGACTGTTTGTTCTGGTGGTATTCTGGGTTTAGGTGAGAGTGTGGAAGACCGGGTGGGAATGTTATATACTCTATCTAGTTTGGAACCCCATCCTGAATCAGTTCCGATTAATATCCTCTCCCAGGTTGAGGGAACACCCCTGTCCGATCAACCGGAAGTTCCTATTTGGGATGTGGTGCGGATGATTGCTACTGCTAGAATCATTATGCCCACCTCTGACGTGCGTTTAAGTGCTGGAAGAGCTAGACTTTCTCCCGTGGAACAGTCTTTGTGTTTTATGGCGGGTGCCAATTCAATTTTTTCTAGTGATGACCAGAAAATGTTGACGGTTACCACCCCTTGTCCCGATTATGACACGGATGGGGAAATGTTAAAGCTATTGGGTTTGCAAATGCGTCCTCCTTCTAAACTTTCTTAATATACCCAACCCACAAAACCAGTTGATTGAGAACCGACTTTGGCTTTCAGACAGGGAATTTATTCCCTGTCTCCCACAGTCTCTAGATTATCTTAGCAGCACGAAGACCAAATAATAGTCCCACTGCGATAACTGTAAACGCGGCTAAAAAAGCCACATATTCCACTACGGCCATTGATCTCGCTCCAGAATTTAGTTCACTAAATTTATTCAATCATATATAATTTCCCATTATATCCGGGTTTTTCAATGACTTCCGTAATTAAAGTAGATATACCAGAAAATTCCTATCAAATCATTGTTGCACCAGGTAGTCTGGATCAACTGGGCCCACAAATGGCTAGTCTCAATCTAGGTAAAAAGGCCCTTTTGGTTTCTAACCCCATCATATTTAAGCATTATGGAGAGCGGGCGATCGCCTCTTTGCAAAATGCTGGTTTTGATGTGGTTCACTATAATCTCCCACCTGGAGAGCGATATAAAACATTAAACTCTATTCAAAAAATTTATGATACAGCTTTAGAACATAAATTAGAGCGCAACTCCACCATGATAGCTTTAGGTGGTGGTGTTGTCGGTGATATGACGGGATTCGCTGCTGCTACCTGGCTAAGAGGAATTAATTTAGTACAAGTACCCACTAGTTTACTAGCGATGGTTGATTCTTCCGTAGGTGGAAAAACAGGGGTTAATCATCCCCATGGTAAAAACCTAATTGGTGCATTTTATCAACCCAGGTTAGTACTAATTGACCCTCAAGTTCTCCAAACCTTACCCAGTGGTGAATTCAGAGCGGGAATGGCGGAAGTGATCAAGTACGGGGTAATTTGGGATCCCCAATTGTTTACTCAGTTGGAAGCGAGCAAGCACCTTGATCAACTCCGCTATGTAAAA is a window encoding:
- a CDS encoding photosystem II protein, Psb35-related — translated: MVVLIALFVIGWVAAGLIGSLAYFMGEQSKPIHERNWRSESFARLAKSITGQEINYETRTPAYGMDAYTSQGLSE
- the aroB gene encoding 3-dehydroquinate synthase, translating into MTSVIKVDIPENSYQIIVAPGSLDQLGPQMASLNLGKKALLVSNPIIFKHYGERAIASLQNAGFDVVHYNLPPGERYKTLNSIQKIYDTALEHKLERNSTMIALGGGVVGDMTGFAAATWLRGINLVQVPTSLLAMVDSSVGGKTGVNHPHGKNLIGAFYQPRLVLIDPQVLQTLPSGEFRAGMAEVIKYGVIWDPQLFTQLEASKHLDQLRYVKSDLINYILTHSCEAKANVVSQDEKESGIRAILNYGHTIGHAVESVTKYRVFKHGEAVGLGMIAAGEIAVRLELWSKSDAERQNTLIQKAGLPTKLPVGLDINQLIDALQLDKKVKSGRVRFVLPSQIGKVLVTDQVPTDIITQVLSSFGF
- a CDS encoding protein adenylyltransferase SelO codes for the protein MNPAETPNDTTSPNRLHSLNYEYKLESLGNDYYDEVDAEEFPQHILRWRNNSLLERLGIDHQIITDQNFIDSFGKFEGKKPFLALRYHGYQFGEYNPHLGDGRGFLYGQVRGVDGELYDFGTKGSGRTPYSRGGDGMLTLKGGVREVLAGEVLHRLGVRTSRCLSMIETGLSLWRGDEPSPTRSSVMVRMSKSHIRFGTFERLHYLKRPDLIQKLLDHVIDQYYPDLNNQENKYALFYAELVKRVAQLVAQWMCAGFCHGVLNTDNMSITGESFDYGPYAFIPTYDLNFTAAYFDYYRRYCYGQQPSICYLNLELLQEPLKAVIDPVDLDYGLAKFQEYYHAEYGNLMLKRLGFAQPKFPEADDLLDLTIGFLKESQINYHQFFADMAKTFSPRWREEPSLIMEESQILPRSLSVFKNWCALYHQVLNNSVSQEMTNVGTTLIQYNPQSNLLRPVIEEIWQPIVEQDNWQPFYNLIQNFHT
- the petL gene encoding cytochrome b6-f complex subunit PetL — protein: MAVVEYVAFLAAFTVIAVGLLFGLRAAKII
- the bioB gene encoding biotin synthase BioB; amino-acid sequence: MAQIRYDWQKDEIFAIYNTPFLELVYQAATVHRQFHNPKQIQVCKLISIKTGGCPEDCGYCAQSSHYKTEVKPEALLAKETVLNIAHKAKENGVSRICMGAAWREVRDNSQFEQVLDMVKNVTSMGLEVCCTLGMLTASQAQKLQDAGLYAYNHNLDTSEEYYSSVITTRTYSDRLNTIRNVRSTNVTVCSGGILGLGESVEDRVGMLYTLSSLEPHPESVPINILSQVEGTPLSDQPEVPIWDVVRMIATARIIMPTSDVRLSAGRARLSPVEQSLCFMAGANSIFSSDDQKMLTVTTPCPDYDTDGEMLKLLGLQMRPPSKLS
- the petA gene encoding cytochrome f — encoded protein: MRNALTPARLTRAAKVMLNTLLIAIASVTFSLVSDFVQPQSAAAYPFWAQETAPETPREATGRIVCANCHLAAKNTEVEVPQSVLPDTVFKAVVKIPYDTSVQQVGADGSKVGLNVGAVLMLPEGFKIAPEDRIPEELKEEVGDLPFQTYKEDQENVIIVGPLPGEEYQEIVFPVLSPNPATDKNIHFGKYSIHVGGNRGRGQVYPTGEKSNNNIYNASAGGTISKIAQTEDEDGNVKYIVSITTASGDVVEDTVPAGPELIVSEGQTVASGDALTNNPNVGGFGQKDAEIVLQDSSRVVWLIAFICLVMMAQVMLVLKKKQIEKVQAAEMNF